In a single window of the Streptomyces sp. NBC_00353 genome:
- a CDS encoding GTP-binding protein: MDSAVSDSLLSAPRQPGPESQTEESLQAWQLDHTRAPIATKIVVAGGFGVGKTTFVGSVSEITPLQTEALMTQASEETDDLTATPDKVTTTVAMDFGRLTLDDDLVLYVFGTPGQQRFWFMWDDLVRGAIGAVVLADTRRLSDCFPALDYFESCGLPYIVAVNHFEGTPGFEAEDVREALTIPLHVPVVIMDARNRITVVESLLALVGHALDATPA; this comes from the coding sequence ATGGACTCCGCCGTCTCTGACTCGCTGCTGTCCGCCCCGCGTCAGCCGGGACCGGAGAGCCAGACCGAAGAGTCACTGCAGGCATGGCAGCTGGACCACACCAGGGCCCCCATAGCCACGAAGATAGTGGTCGCGGGCGGGTTCGGCGTCGGCAAGACGACCTTCGTGGGATCGGTCTCCGAGATCACCCCCCTGCAGACCGAAGCGTTGATGACCCAGGCCAGCGAGGAGACCGACGACCTCACCGCGACGCCCGACAAGGTCACCACGACCGTCGCGATGGACTTCGGCCGTCTCACCCTCGACGACGACCTCGTGCTGTACGTGTTCGGCACGCCCGGACAGCAGCGCTTCTGGTTCATGTGGGACGACCTGGTGCGCGGCGCGATCGGGGCGGTCGTGCTCGCCGACACCCGGCGGCTCTCCGACTGCTTTCCCGCGCTCGACTACTTCGAGAGCTGCGGACTGCCGTACATCGTGGCCGTCAACCACTTCGAGGGAACACCCGGATTCGAGGCGGAGGACGTCAGGGAGGCCCTGACCATACCCCTGCACGTACCCGTTGTGATCATGGATGCGCGTAACAGGATCACGGTCGTCGAGTCGCTGCTGGCCCTTGTGGGCCACGCTCTTGACGCCACACCCGCTTAG
- a CDS encoding DUF742 domain-containing protein, with protein MPAAEPARRLPVRGSDRRPARVRPYSLTGGRTRFGHVLLVETFVAALEAPEERRELTNGSLTTRVMPELQAIVEICRRMRTVAEISALLKMPLGVVRVLLSDLADQGKIRVYGTGHGTGQPDRALLERVLNGLRRL; from the coding sequence ATGCCCGCTGCTGAACCCGCCCGCAGGCTCCCCGTCCGCGGTTCCGACCGCCGGCCTGCCCGGGTCCGCCCGTACTCGCTCACCGGCGGCCGCACCCGCTTCGGTCACGTCCTCCTCGTCGAGACGTTCGTGGCCGCGCTGGAAGCGCCCGAGGAGCGCCGCGAGCTCACCAACGGCAGCCTCACCACGCGTGTGATGCCGGAGCTCCAGGCCATTGTCGAAATCTGCCGCCGCATGCGTACGGTCGCGGAGATCTCGGCCCTGTTGAAGATGCCGCTCGGCGTGGTCCGAGTGCTGCTCAGCGACTTGGCCGACCAGGGAAAGATCCGTGTGTACGGGACCGGTCACGGCACCGGCCAGCCCGACCGCGCACTGCTCGAAAGGGTGCTGAATGGACTCCGCCGTCTCTGA
- a CDS encoding roadblock/LC7 domain-containing protein, giving the protein MTAPSTFGLSTEARNLHWLLSNLVEEVPGVHSVTVVSSDGLMLLSSDPGHHAARATGRQDGPRGSSADLATIVSGIGSLTIGAAKLMDGGGVKQTMVAMDEGSVFIMSISDGSLLGVHATPDCDMSVIAYHMALFVGRAGHVLTPELRSELRKSMESAQ; this is encoded by the coding sequence TTGACTGCGCCCAGCACATTCGGGCTGAGTACCGAGGCCCGGAACCTTCACTGGTTGCTGAGCAATCTCGTCGAGGAGGTGCCAGGGGTCCACTCGGTCACGGTCGTCTCGTCCGACGGACTGATGCTGCTCTCCTCCGACCCCGGCCACCACGCCGCCAGAGCGACGGGCCGGCAGGACGGCCCCAGGGGCTCCAGCGCCGACCTCGCGACCATCGTCTCCGGCATCGGCTCCCTCACCATCGGCGCCGCGAAGCTGATGGACGGCGGTGGCGTCAAGCAGACCATGGTCGCCATGGACGAGGGCAGCGTCTTCATCATGTCGATCAGCGACGGATCCCTGCTCGGCGTGCACGCCACACCCGACTGCGACATGAGCGTCATCGCGTACCACATGGCGCTCTTCGTCGGCCGTGCCGGACACGTACTCACCCCCGAACTCCGCAGTGAACTGCGCAAATCGATGGAGAGCGCCCAGTGA
- a CDS encoding sensor histidine kinase gives MQKKRPRSKGSKRSGSGATPLPPAEGEPTRRTVRVRSRLVAGVAVVGITVIAAGAPAALGASSELNESQRLVTLAELNQQAVALAHALADERDEVTAYIASGRAEKSGPKSDGPSSRSARVDQQIDEIRDTAPAALRRDLSTIPSLRRTALTGKGSALAAHQAYSEVIAKLQDLADELAEKTPPRAAEATRAPLALGQAAEQASATRGLLIAALSVPREVATTPQIDPFTGLPVQPQDEGPSEDDRNRDELSAAAQQARVRELAALADFDQAAGSTAREKLSSTVTGPEVNSAEKYLAALTDRPELSDSDQQVNRKKVEASLSARIDRMRSVESALGTARIQRLEQLRDDDVTALELHIALLGGCLLIAVGVSTAVARTLTQPLAVLRIGAARLAAEPGTAEPVRYTGRNDEFAQVVRNLNTLHGKLQGLLHEFNGRFANLEKERGELVAGHEALSLQRAELQVRTADLAAQLEQLKNTVHHTFVNLSLRTLGLVERQLGVIESLEEREQDPERLATLFKLDHMATVMRRHSENMLVLAGAEHGHGHSGPIPLVDVLRAAVSEIERYERVTIQSLPPHAQIAGFAADDLSHLVAELLENATSFSPPDSHVQLSGWLLESGEVMLSVQDEGIGMSSVRMGELNARLADASSFEAGRQGADGAGLGLQVTSLLAARHGVRVQLREQKGSGVTAVVVLPQALLPKAPPTATPPPVRVPGDAPALNLPGSVAEANSNSLPGRTLALPDDPLIAAAEQSIRDAGAEPGTEPVPAPAPVATEPVAAESPAPEPLAAETEAETTMQVRLPEVPEFRAAPPAPAAPMASDPYAIGPDRHERTADESQEPFTAPVPAVTTVAEAFPGPRQPEPQQQPQGERITDKGLPKRTPKVVKPAAAPATERKGSLDKEALRRRLGGFHQGAKDGRRDVEAEIAEGVGSAAGAGPALDVDVDRSERTAQTDHAELADRSGGRIDDTGDTVEEARS, from the coding sequence GTGCAGAAGAAGCGGCCTCGGAGCAAGGGCAGCAAGCGAAGCGGTTCCGGGGCGACACCTCTGCCGCCGGCCGAAGGTGAGCCCACCCGGCGCACCGTACGCGTACGCAGCCGGCTGGTCGCCGGCGTCGCGGTCGTCGGCATCACCGTCATCGCCGCGGGTGCGCCCGCGGCGCTCGGCGCCTCCTCCGAACTGAACGAGTCCCAGCGGTTGGTCACGCTCGCCGAGCTGAATCAGCAGGCGGTGGCGCTCGCGCACGCCCTCGCGGACGAGCGTGACGAGGTCACCGCCTACATCGCGAGCGGCCGGGCCGAGAAGTCCGGCCCGAAGAGCGACGGACCCAGCAGCCGCAGCGCCCGCGTCGACCAGCAGATCGACGAGATCCGCGACACGGCCCCGGCCGCGCTGCGCCGCGACCTCTCCACGATCCCCTCGCTGCGCCGCACCGCGCTCACCGGCAAGGGCTCGGCGCTCGCGGCCCACCAGGCGTACTCCGAGGTCATCGCCAAGCTGCAGGACCTCGCCGACGAACTGGCCGAGAAGACGCCGCCGCGCGCCGCCGAGGCCACCCGTGCGCCCCTTGCCCTCGGCCAGGCGGCAGAGCAGGCCTCCGCCACCCGCGGGCTGCTGATCGCCGCGCTGTCGGTGCCCCGCGAAGTGGCCACCACCCCGCAGATCGACCCGTTCACCGGGCTGCCCGTGCAGCCCCAGGACGAGGGCCCGAGCGAGGACGACCGCAACCGTGACGAGCTGAGCGCAGCCGCCCAGCAGGCCAGGGTCCGCGAGCTCGCCGCGCTCGCCGACTTCGACCAGGCCGCGGGCTCCACCGCCCGCGAGAAGCTCTCCTCCACCGTCACCGGGCCCGAGGTCAACAGCGCGGAGAAGTACCTCGCCGCGCTCACCGACCGCCCCGAGCTGTCGGACTCCGACCAGCAGGTGAACCGGAAGAAGGTCGAGGCGTCACTCTCCGCCCGCATCGACCGGATGCGCAGCGTCGAGTCCGCACTCGGCACCGCCCGGATCCAGCGACTGGAGCAGCTGCGCGACGACGACGTCACCGCGCTCGAACTGCACATCGCGCTGCTCGGCGGCTGTCTGCTGATCGCCGTCGGCGTCTCCACCGCCGTGGCCCGCACGCTCACCCAGCCGCTCGCCGTCCTGCGGATCGGCGCCGCCCGCCTCGCCGCGGAGCCCGGCACCGCCGAGCCGGTCCGCTACACCGGCCGCAACGACGAGTTCGCCCAGGTCGTACGGAACCTCAACACGCTGCACGGCAAGCTGCAGGGGCTGCTCCACGAGTTCAACGGCCGGTTCGCGAACCTGGAGAAGGAGCGCGGCGAGCTCGTCGCCGGGCACGAGGCCTTGTCCCTCCAGCGCGCCGAACTCCAGGTCCGCACGGCCGACCTGGCCGCCCAGCTGGAGCAGCTGAAGAACACGGTCCACCACACCTTCGTCAACCTCTCGTTGCGCACCCTCGGCCTCGTCGAGCGCCAGCTCGGCGTCATCGAGAGCCTGGAGGAGCGCGAGCAGGACCCGGAGCGGCTCGCCACGCTCTTCAAGCTCGACCACATGGCCACGGTCATGCGCCGCCACAGCGAGAACATGCTGGTCCTCGCGGGCGCCGAGCACGGCCACGGTCACTCCGGCCCGATCCCGCTGGTCGACGTCCTGCGGGCGGCCGTTAGTGAGATCGAGCGGTACGAGCGGGTCACCATCCAGTCGCTGCCACCGCATGCCCAGATCGCCGGCTTCGCCGCCGACGACCTCAGCCACCTGGTCGCCGAGCTCCTGGAGAACGCGACCTCCTTCTCGCCGCCCGACTCCCATGTCCAGCTGTCCGGCTGGCTGCTGGAGTCCGGCGAGGTGATGCTCTCCGTTCAGGACGAGGGCATCGGGATGTCGTCCGTACGCATGGGCGAGCTCAACGCCCGGCTGGCCGACGCGTCCTCGTTCGAGGCGGGCCGGCAGGGCGCGGACGGAGCGGGCCTCGGACTCCAGGTGACGTCGCTGCTGGCGGCGCGCCACGGAGTGCGGGTCCAGCTGCGCGAGCAGAAGGGCAGCGGTGTGACGGCGGTCGTCGTGCTGCCGCAGGCGCTGCTGCCGAAGGCGCCGCCGACCGCCACCCCGCCGCCGGTGCGGGTGCCGGGGGACGCGCCCGCGCTGAACCTGCCGGGATCGGTCGCCGAGGCCAACTCCAACTCCCTGCCGGGCCGGACGCTCGCACTGCCCGATGACCCGCTGATCGCCGCGGCCGAGCAGTCGATCCGCGACGCGGGAGCGGAGCCCGGCACAGAGCCGGTGCCCGCACCGGCTCCGGTCGCAACCGAGCCGGTCGCAGCCGAGTCGCCCGCACCTGAGCCGCTCGCCGCCGAGACAGAGGCCGAGACCACGATGCAGGTCCGGCTCCCCGAGGTCCCGGAGTTCCGGGCGGCCCCGCCGGCTCCCGCGGCCCCGATGGCGTCCGACCCGTACGCCATCGGCCCCGACCGCCACGAGCGCACCGCGGACGAGAGCCAGGAGCCCTTCACCGCTCCCGTCCCGGCCGTCACCACCGTCGCAGAGGCCTTTCCCGGCCCCCGGCAGCCGGAACCACAGCAGCAGCCGCAGGGCGAACGCATCACCGACAAGGGGCTGCCCAAGCGCACCCCCAAGGTCGTGAAGCCCGCCGCCGCCCCTGCCACCGAGCGCAAGGGCAGCCTGGACAAGGAAGCGCTGCGCCGTCGCCTCGGCGGCTTCCATCAGGGCGCGAAGGACGGCCGCCGCGATGTCGAGGCGGAGATCGCCGAGGGCGTCGGCAGTGCCGCCGGCGCCGGCCCTGCCCTCGACGTCGACGTCGACCGGAGCGAACGCACCGCACAGACCGACCACGCCGAGCTGGCAGACCGTTCCGGCGGTCGAATCGATGACACGGGGGACACAGTCGAGGAGGCACGCAGTTGA
- a CDS encoding MarR family winged helix-turn-helix transcriptional regulator — protein MRGVDVHGSESGSEPGATGATGVDHVFLALERELAVFLRRARSSSGEMAREVHPELESAAYGLLVQLESAGQQRATDLAAYFGVGKATMSRQLRALEDLGLVAREPDPADGRAFLVHLTDEGLARYRSVRDARRERYVRKLADWDRAEVAELARLLHHLNTRAEE, from the coding sequence ATGAGGGGTGTTGACGTGCACGGGAGCGAAAGCGGCAGTGAACCCGGCGCGACCGGGGCGACTGGTGTGGACCACGTATTCCTGGCGCTGGAGCGGGAGTTGGCCGTGTTCCTGCGCCGGGCGCGGTCGAGCTCCGGCGAAATGGCGCGCGAGGTCCACCCCGAACTGGAGTCCGCGGCGTACGGACTCCTCGTGCAGCTGGAGTCGGCGGGGCAGCAGCGGGCCACCGATCTCGCGGCGTACTTCGGGGTCGGCAAGGCGACCATGAGCCGTCAACTGCGCGCCCTGGAGGACCTCGGACTGGTGGCGCGCGAGCCCGATCCGGCCGACGGGCGGGCCTTCCTCGTCCATCTCACCGACGAGGGACTCGCGCGTTACCGCAGCGTCCGCGACGCCCGCCGTGAGCGGTACGTACGCAAGCTCGCCGACTGGGACCGGGCCGAGGTGGCGGAACTGGCCCGGTTGCTGCACCACTTGAACACCCGCGCGGAGGAATGA
- a CDS encoding lysozyme, with translation MPVHRSGSGTTRRSRLAAMGTLLAALSLLLTLPGAATAADSPTATTTPARGSATMGMGVVAHDGQGGLPRDTRAVQTEGVDVSSHQGNVDWATLWNSGVRWAYTKATEGTYYTNPYFAQQYNGSYNVGMIRGAYHFATPDTTSGATQANYFVDHGGGWSPDGKTLPGVLDIEWNPYGDQCYGKTAAAMVSWIRDFVNTYKSRTGRDAVIYTATSWWQACTGNNAGFATTNPLWVARYNTTVGELPAGWSYYTIWQYTSSGPYVGDHNHFNGALDRVQALANG, from the coding sequence ATGCCCGTGCACAGATCCGGATCCGGAACGACCCGCCGCTCGCGCTTGGCGGCGATGGGAACTCTTCTCGCAGCACTCTCGCTTCTGCTCACCCTGCCCGGCGCGGCCACCGCGGCCGACTCCCCCACCGCCACCACCACACCCGCACGCGGGTCGGCCACGATGGGCATGGGTGTCGTCGCCCATGACGGCCAGGGCGGCCTGCCGCGTGACACGCGCGCCGTGCAGACCGAAGGCGTGGACGTCAGCAGCCACCAGGGCAACGTCGACTGGGCGACCCTCTGGAACAGCGGTGTCCGGTGGGCCTACACCAAGGCCACCGAAGGCACCTACTACACGAACCCCTACTTCGCCCAGCAGTACAACGGCTCGTACAACGTCGGCATGATCCGGGGCGCGTACCACTTCGCCACCCCGGACACCACGAGCGGCGCGACCCAGGCGAACTACTTCGTGGACCACGGGGGCGGCTGGTCGCCGGACGGCAAGACCCTGCCCGGCGTCCTCGACATCGAGTGGAACCCGTACGGCGACCAGTGCTACGGCAAGACCGCGGCCGCCATGGTCTCCTGGATCCGCGACTTCGTGAACACGTACAAGTCACGCACCGGCCGCGACGCGGTCATCTACACCGCGACCAGCTGGTGGCAGGCCTGCACCGGCAACAACGCGGGCTTCGCCACCACCAACCCGCTCTGGGTGGCCCGCTACAACACCACCGTCGGTGAACTCCCGGCCGGCTGGAGCTACTACACCATCTGGCAGTACACGTCGTCCGGCCCGTACGTCGGCGACCACAACCACTTCAACGGCGCCCTCGACCGCGTACAGGCACTCGCCAACGGCTGA
- the lon gene encoding endopeptidase La, with the protein MANEPNAVTPLTLPVLPLDDEVVLPGMVVPLDLSDTDVRAAVEAAQAAVRPGGGKPEVLLVPRIDGTYTGTGVLGTVEQVGRLSDGDPGALIRGRDRVRIGAGTTGPGAALWVEGTRVDVSVPEPLPGVAAELVKEYKALATSWLKKRGAWQVVDRVQQIDDISALADNSGYSPFLTTTQKVQLLETADAVARLKLAIQWLGEHLAEQDVAESIAKDVQEGVDKQQREFLLRRQLEAVRKELSELNGDPEDESDDYRARVEAADLPEHVREAALKEVDKLERSSDQSPEGSWIRTWLDTVLELPWNERTEDAYDIRAAKEILDAEHAGLEDVKERITEYLAVRKRRADRGLGVVGGRRGGAVLALVGPPGVGKTSLGESVAHAMGRKFVRVALGGVRDEAEIRGHRRTYVGALPGRIVRAVKEAGSMNPVVLLDEIDKVGSDFRGDPAAALLEVLDPAQNHTFRDHYLEVELDLSDVVFLATANVLEAIPEALLDRMELVRLDGYTEDEKVVIARDHLLPRQLERAGLEKDEVTLDESALRKLAGEYTREAGVRNLERAVARLLRKVAAQHELGDRELPFTVTDEDLRGLVGRPHHVPESAQDPAERRTAVPGVATGLAVTGAGGDVLFVEASLADPETGAAGLTLTGQLGDVMKESAQIALSFLRSHGAELELPVADLKDRGAHIHFPAGAVPKDGPSAGITMTTALASLLSGRLVRTDVAMTGEVSLTGRVLPIGGLKQKLLAAHRAGITTVVIPKRNEADLDDVPAEVLDKLEVHPVTDVRQVLEIALAPASARVEERIPAAA; encoded by the coding sequence ATGGCTAATGAGCCCAACGCGGTCACTCCGCTGACCCTGCCTGTGCTGCCGCTCGACGACGAGGTCGTGCTGCCCGGAATGGTGGTTCCTCTCGACCTGTCCGACACCGATGTGCGCGCCGCCGTGGAGGCCGCGCAGGCAGCCGTCCGGCCGGGTGGCGGCAAGCCCGAGGTGCTGCTCGTGCCGCGGATCGACGGGACGTACACCGGAACGGGTGTGCTCGGTACCGTCGAGCAGGTCGGCCGGCTCTCCGACGGCGACCCCGGTGCGCTCATCCGCGGCCGTGACCGGGTGAGGATCGGCGCCGGGACCACCGGACCCGGGGCCGCGCTCTGGGTGGAGGGGACACGCGTGGACGTGTCCGTCCCCGAGCCGCTTCCCGGTGTCGCCGCCGAGCTGGTCAAGGAGTACAAGGCCCTGGCCACCAGCTGGCTGAAGAAGCGCGGTGCCTGGCAGGTGGTGGACCGGGTCCAGCAGATCGACGACATCTCGGCCCTCGCCGACAATTCCGGTTACTCACCCTTCCTCACGACCACCCAGAAGGTGCAGCTCCTGGAGACCGCCGACGCGGTCGCCCGGCTGAAGCTCGCCATCCAGTGGCTCGGCGAGCACCTCGCCGAACAGGACGTCGCCGAGTCCATCGCGAAGGATGTCCAGGAGGGTGTCGACAAGCAGCAGCGCGAGTTCCTGCTGCGGCGCCAGCTCGAAGCCGTACGCAAGGAGCTGTCCGAGCTCAACGGTGACCCGGAGGACGAGTCCGACGACTACCGGGCACGCGTCGAAGCCGCCGATCTTCCCGAGCACGTCCGTGAGGCCGCGCTCAAGGAGGTCGACAAGCTGGAGCGCTCCTCCGACCAGAGCCCCGAGGGTTCCTGGATCCGCACCTGGCTGGACACCGTCCTCGAACTGCCGTGGAACGAGCGCACCGAGGACGCGTACGACATCCGCGCCGCCAAGGAGATCCTCGATGCCGAGCACGCGGGCCTGGAGGACGTGAAGGAGCGGATCACCGAGTACCTCGCCGTGCGCAAGCGCCGTGCCGACCGCGGTCTCGGGGTCGTCGGCGGGCGCCGCGGTGGTGCGGTGCTGGCCCTCGTCGGGCCTCCCGGCGTCGGCAAGACGTCCCTCGGCGAGAGCGTCGCGCACGCCATGGGGCGCAAGTTCGTCCGTGTCGCGCTCGGCGGTGTGCGGGACGAGGCGGAGATCCGCGGCCATCGGCGTACGTATGTCGGTGCGCTTCCCGGACGCATCGTCCGCGCTGTCAAGGAGGCCGGTTCCATGAACCCGGTCGTCCTGCTCGACGAGATCGACAAGGTCGGCTCCGACTTCCGCGGTGACCCGGCCGCGGCGCTCCTCGAAGTGCTCGACCCGGCGCAGAACCACACCTTCCGTGACCACTACCTGGAGGTCGAGCTCGACCTCAGCGACGTGGTCTTCCTGGCCACCGCCAATGTCCTGGAAGCCATTCCGGAGGCGCTGCTCGACCGCATGGAGCTGGTCAGGCTCGACGGCTACACCGAGGACGAGAAGGTCGTCATCGCCCGGGACCACCTGCTGCCGCGCCAGCTGGAGCGGGCCGGTCTGGAGAAGGACGAGGTGACCCTCGACGAGTCGGCGCTGCGCAAGCTGGCCGGCGAATACACCCGCGAGGCGGGCGTACGCAACCTCGAGCGGGCCGTCGCCCGGCTGCTCCGCAAGGTCGCGGCCCAGCACGAGCTGGGCGACCGGGAGCTCCCGTTCACCGTCACCGACGAGGACCTGCGGGGTCTCGTCGGACGGCCGCACCACGTTCCCGAGTCCGCCCAGGACCCGGCCGAGCGCCGCACCGCGGTGCCGGGCGTGGCGACCGGACTCGCGGTGACCGGCGCCGGCGGAGACGTGCTGTTCGTCGAGGCGTCGCTGGCGGATCCGGAGACGGGTGCTGCGGGACTCACCCTGACCGGCCAGCTCGGCGACGTCATGAAGGAGTCCGCGCAGATCGCGCTCAGCTTCCTGCGGTCGCACGGCGCCGAACTGGAACTGCCGGTCGCCGATCTCAAGGACCGGGGAGCGCACATCCACTTCCCGGCGGGCGCGGTCCCCAAGGACGGCCCCAGTGCCGGTATCACGATGACGACGGCACTGGCCTCGCTGCTCTCCGGGCGGCTGGTCCGTACGGATGTGGCGATGACCGGCGAGGTGTCGCTGACCGGACGGGTGCTGCCGATCGGCGGCCTGAAGCAGAAGCTGCTGGCCGCTCACCGCGCCGGGATCACCACCGTGGTGATCCCGAAGCGGAACGAGGCCGATCTGGACGACGTCCCGGCCGAGGTCCTCGACAAGTTGGAGGTCCACCCGGTGACGGATGTCCGTCAGGTGCTGGAGATCGCTCTCGCCCCGGCTTCGGCCAGGGTGGAGGAGAGGATCCCGGCCGCGGCGTGA
- a CDS encoding spermidine synthase, which translates to MPTADRRTAHSSVTLDRREGPYGEVVLRERGDDFEIIANGCFLMDTADGRSERLLIDAALAALPAGRTDPAVLVGGLGVGFSLAHAAAEPRWGRIAVVEREQAIIDWHLDGPLDRISAAALADPRTAILATDLVTYLRTTTDRYDALCLDIDNGPDWTVTEDNGSLYSASGLADCWERLNPGGVLAVWSAQPSAAFEQALQNAGFSGVRTEEVHVARGVPDVVHLALRDG; encoded by the coding sequence ATGCCGACCGCCGACCGCCGCACCGCTCACAGCTCCGTCACACTCGACCGCCGCGAGGGACCGTACGGGGAGGTCGTCCTGCGGGAGCGGGGGGACGACTTCGAGATCATCGCCAACGGGTGCTTTCTGATGGACACCGCGGACGGGCGCTCCGAACGGCTGTTGATCGATGCCGCACTCGCCGCACTGCCCGCCGGGCGGACGGATCCGGCAGTGCTCGTCGGAGGGCTCGGGGTCGGCTTCTCGCTGGCGCACGCCGCCGCCGAGCCGCGCTGGGGGCGAATCGCGGTGGTCGAGCGGGAACAGGCGATCATCGACTGGCACCTGGACGGGCCGCTGGATCGGATCTCCGCTGCGGCGCTCGCCGATCCGCGGACGGCGATCCTGGCGACGGATCTCGTCACTTATCTGCGTACGACTACGGACCGTTACGACGCGTTGTGTCTGGACATCGACAACGGACCGGACTGGACCGTCACCGAGGACAACGGAAGTCTCTACTCCGCTTCCGGCCTGGCGGACTGCTGGGAACGGCTCAATCCGGGTGGGGTGCTGGCGGTGTGGTCCGCGCAGCCGTCCGCCGCCTTCGAACAGGCCCTGCAGAATGCCGGATTCAGTGGCGTAAGGACGGAAGAGGTGCATGTTGCCCGAGGTGTGCCCGACGTGGTTCATCTCGCACTTCGGGACGGCTGA
- a CDS encoding response regulator transcription factor — protein sequence MEQTHTTHNGVAATPGAQRRVLVVEDDATIVDAISARLRAEGFLVQTALDGPAAVDAAEAWQPDLMVLDIMLPGFDGLEVCRRVQATRPVPVLMLTARDDETDMLVGLGVGADDYMTKPFSMRELAARVHVLLRRVERAALAAVTPRSGILRLGELEIDHAQRRVRVRAEDVHLTPTEFDLLVCLANTPRAVLSREQLLAEVWDWADASGTRTVDSHIKALRRKIGAERIRTVHGVGYALETPAP from the coding sequence ATGGAACAGACACACACCACCCACAACGGTGTCGCGGCCACCCCGGGCGCGCAGCGCCGGGTGCTGGTGGTCGAGGACGACGCGACGATCGTCGACGCCATTTCCGCACGCCTGCGGGCCGAGGGCTTTCTGGTGCAGACCGCGCTCGACGGCCCCGCGGCCGTCGACGCGGCCGAGGCCTGGCAGCCCGACCTGATGGTGCTCGACATCATGCTTCCGGGCTTCGACGGCCTGGAGGTCTGCCGCCGGGTTCAGGCCACACGGCCGGTGCCGGTGCTGATGCTGACCGCCCGGGACGACGAGACCGACATGCTCGTCGGCCTCGGCGTCGGCGCCGACGACTACATGACCAAGCCGTTCTCCATGCGTGAACTGGCGGCCCGGGTGCATGTCCTGCTGCGCCGGGTCGAGCGCGCTGCGCTGGCCGCGGTGACGCCGCGCAGCGGCATCCTGCGCCTCGGCGAGCTGGAGATCGATCACGCCCAGCGCCGGGTCCGGGTGCGCGCGGAGGACGTCCACCTGACGCCGACCGAGTTCGACCTGCTGGTCTGCCTGGCGAACACACCGCGCGCGGTGCTCTCCCGGGAGCAGCTGCTCGCGGAGGTCTGGGACTGGGCGGACGCTTCCGGTACCCGCACCGTCGACAGCCACATCAAGGCGCTGCGCCGGAAGATCGGCGCGGAGCGGATCCGTACCGTGCACGGTGTCGGTTACGCCCTGGAGACCCCGGCGCCATGA
- a CDS encoding HAMP domain-containing sensor histidine kinase, translating into MTRPGSGLRPFSIKAKLGTLVVVSVFITTGLLMVAVRTRTELRFITVFSVIATLLITQFVAHGLTAPLDEMTKVARSISHGDYTRRVRGADRRDELGDLAQTINLMADDLEAVDLHRKELVANVSHELRTPIAALRAVLENVVDGVSAADPETMRTALKQTERLGRLVETLLDLSRLDNGVVTLKARRFEVWPYLSGVLKEANLAASHRRLSSGSGNHTRTDVHLHLDVSPPELTAHADAERLHQVVANLIDNAVKHSPPHGRVTVRARRGTLPESLDLEVVDEGPGIPESERHRVFERFNRGKVASPHGPGSDGGTGLGLAIARWAVDLHGGRIGVAESARGCRIQVTLPGISQPRS; encoded by the coding sequence ATGACCCGGCCCGGCTCCGGACTGCGCCCTTTCTCGATCAAGGCCAAGCTGGGCACGCTGGTCGTGGTCTCGGTGTTCATCACGACCGGACTGCTGATGGTGGCGGTGCGCACCAGGACCGAGCTGCGGTTCATCACGGTGTTCTCGGTGATCGCGACGCTGCTGATCACCCAGTTCGTGGCGCACGGGCTGACGGCGCCGCTGGACGAGATGACGAAGGTGGCCCGGTCGATCTCGCACGGCGACTACACCCGACGGGTGCGGGGCGCGGACCGGCGGGACGAGCTCGGCGATCTGGCCCAGACGATCAACCTCATGGCGGACGATCTGGAGGCCGTGGACCTGCACCGCAAGGAGCTGGTGGCCAATGTCTCGCATGAGCTGCGCACTCCCATCGCGGCGCTGAGAGCCGTCCTGGAGAACGTCGTGGACGGGGTCTCCGCCGCTGATCCGGAGACCATGCGCACGGCGCTGAAACAGACGGAGCGGCTCGGCAGGCTGGTGGAGACGCTGCTGGACCTGTCCCGGCTGGACAACGGGGTGGTCACCCTCAAGGCCCGCCGTTTCGAGGTGTGGCCGTATCTCTCGGGCGTACTGAAGGAAGCGAACCTCGCCGCCTCGCACCGCAGGCTGTCCTCCGGCTCCGGGAACCACACCCGCACGGACGTACATCTGCATCTGGACGTGTCGCCGCCCGAGCTGACCGCGCACGCGGACGCGGAGCGGCTCCACCAGGTGGTGGCCAATCTGATCGACAACGCGGTCAAGCACAGCCCGCCGCACGGCCGGGTCACGGTGCGGGCACGGCGCGGCACGCTGCCGGAGTCGCTGGATCTCGAGGTCGTGGACGAGGGTCCGGGCATTCCGGAGTCCGAGCGGCACCGGGTCTTCGAGCGTTTCAACCGTGGCAAGGTGGCGTCCCCGCACGGTCCGGGCAGTGACGGCGGTACGGGCCTGGGCCTGGCGATCGCCCGTTGGGCCGTGGATCTGCACGGCGGTCGCATCGGAGTGGCCGAATCGGCTCGCGGCTGCCGGATCCAGGTCACCCTTCCGGGGATCTCTCAACCACGCAGTTGA